A segment of the Desulfitobacterium dehalogenans ATCC 51507 genome:
GAGCAGGGGTCATCGGGTTCGGCTTAGGTTATTATAAAGGACGGAATAAGACTGTGTGAACGACTTGAGCCATATGGAGCGGGAATCCAGAAAACTACTTAGTGCTCACCGAAAGGGTGGGAGGAGGCTTCAAATAATATGCTGAATACGGATACCTATGCTTATGCCTCTCGGCTTAAAGCGATTGACCCTATGCAAAAGTTCATTTTTGCCTTCTTAACTCTGGGGGTATGTCTATGGGCCGATCAAATGGTTGTCTCCATAGCTGTGATTGTACTTATGAGTGGAGCTACTATTTTTTTCGGAGGCGCCCCCTTCTCCGTATGGCTCAAATTGATGATCGTTCCTATGTCATTTTTAGTTATCGGTATTATTACGATCGCCATTAATATTTCTCGTGATGTTCATAGCTTTTTATGGGCTTATTCCATAGCAGGGTATTGGGTAGGAATTTCAGAAAGCGGGATACGTGAAGGTATTAATCTTTTTTTCCGGGTACTCGGCTCCGTATCCTGCCTCTATTTTTTATCTCTAAGCACTCCCATGGTGGATTTGTTGTCCGTATTGAGGAGGCTCAGACTGCCCAAGCTTATGGTGGAGATGATGGGACTTATTTATCGTTTTATCTTCGTGCTTTTAGAGACTGCTGCGACCATG
Coding sequences within it:
- the cbiQ gene encoding cobalt ECF transporter T component CbiQ — protein: MLNTDTYAYASRLKAIDPMQKFIFAFLTLGVCLWADQMVVSIAVIVLMSGATIFFGGAPFSVWLKLMIVPMSFLVIGIITIAINISRDVHSFLWAYSIAGYWVGISESGIREGINLFFRVLGSVSCLYFLSLSTPMVDLLSVLRRLRLPKLMVEMMGLIYRFIFVLLETAATMLIAQNSRLGYINLRTGYRSMGSMVSVLFIRAYKRSNELYTSLEARGYDGEIKVLEETYENNKKLVFLAALINGVLIFLALFLK